In Salmo salar chromosome ssa03, Ssal_v3.1, whole genome shotgun sequence, a single genomic region encodes these proteins:
- the LOC106598937 gene encoding cytochrome b-c1 complex subunit 6, mitochondrial isoform X2, with product MVFENKMIMNGEPDDEEEETPAEEEGEEEEEEEDMVDPLETIRAKCEASEHCTHTRERLEACTARVGSRSHTEEECTEELFDFLHARDHCVAHKLFHNVK from the exons ATGGTTTTCGAAAACAAAATGATAATGAATGGGGAGCCTGATGATGAG GAGGAAGAGACACCGgcagaagaagaaggagaggaggaggaggaagaggaagacatgGTG GATCCCTTAGAAACAATACGGGCAAAGTGTGAGGCGTCAGAGCACTGCACCCACACAAGGGAGAGGCTGGAGGCCTGCACGGCCCGAGTGGGCTCAAGATCACACACTGAGGAGGAATGCACAGAGGAACTCTTCGACTTCCTACATGCACGGGACCACTGT GTAGCGCACAAGCTCTTCCACAACGTCAAATGA
- the LOC106598937 gene encoding cytochrome b-c1 complex subunit 6, mitochondrial isoform X1, with the protein MVFENKMIMNGEPDDEEEETPAEEEGEEEEEEEDMVDPLETIRAKCEASEHCTHTRERLEACTARVGSRSHTEEECTEELFDFLHARDHCVRVFRHPVAHKLFHNVK; encoded by the exons ATGGTTTTCGAAAACAAAATGATAATGAATGGGGAGCCTGATGATGAG GAGGAAGAGACACCGgcagaagaagaaggagaggaggaggaggaagaggaagacatgGTG GATCCCTTAGAAACAATACGGGCAAAGTGTGAGGCGTCAGAGCACTGCACCCACACAAGGGAGAGGCTGGAGGCCTGCACGGCCCGAGTGGGCTCAAGATCACACACTGAGGAGGAATGCACAGAGGAACTCTTCGACTTCCTACATGCACGGGACCACTGTGTACGTGTTTTTAGGCACCCT GTAGCGCACAAGCTCTTCCACAACGTCAAATGA